The following is a genomic window from Saccharicrinis carchari.
TACCGGCTCTTTCGCCCAGCCCGTTTACGGTGGTATGGATGCCTTTGATACCGGTTTTTAAAGCCGAAAAAACATTGGCGGCTGCCATATCGTAGTCGTTATGGGCATGAAAATCGAAATGGGTATCCGGAAATCGCTGTACCATATCAGTACAAAAATTAAATGTTTGATCAGGATTAAGTATCCCCAGGGTGTCTGGGAGCATAATCCTTTTAACATTCATTTTTTTCATTTCGCCAATCACGTAATACACGTAATCGGGCGATGTTAGCATGCCGTTGCTCCAATCCTCGAGATAAATATTTACGCTAATATTCATCTCTTCGGCTTTACGCACTACCTCCCTCACATCACTCATATGCTGTTCCGGGGTTTTTCGCAGTTGGCTTTTTACATGCTTTAGCGACCCTTTGGTAAGGAGATTGATAACCCTTGCGCCTGCATCGTGCACCCAATTAAGCGATACCTCGCCGTCTATAAAACCCAGTACCTCTATTTTATGCAGGCAGTTTCGTTTTTTTGCCCATTGGGTGATACGCTTCACAGCAGAAAACTCACCTTCAGAAACCCGTGCCGAAGCTACCTCTAATCGATCTACCTTTATTTCTTCTATTAAAAGTCCGGCAATGGCCAGTTTTTCACTTTCGTTAAACGATACCCCGGTGGTTTGTTCACCATCGCGCAGGGTGGTATCCATTATTTCAATCTTCATGGTAATTTATTATTAGAATGATGAATAATGCTAAGCCAATAAGGGTTCGGCACAAATTAAGTTGATATCGATATATAATTGCATATCCATTATTAATGGAAATTTTACCCAATAGCAGGTGGCTTACTCTGTTGTTGAAGCATTGCACGAGGGCAATCGCTACTCTGCCGCGGCACTAATGCAAGCGGCCGAACATTGTATCCATATCATTTGTATTCCCGGGGGCAGCCCATTAAACGCCTCTTTTTGTACCAACTGTTACGATAACGGCTACTTTTTACTATGTGAATTAGGTCCCTCAACCCTGTATTTAAAGCTGGGGTTGAGGGACTTGTAGTTCGGTTTGCATCCCGAATCGGATTCGGTTGTACTGCTTTCGTCGGTCGTATTAAGAGCGTTTATTACAGGCAGATATTATAGTGTAAATATCTTACTATATACCTCTTATGCCCTGCTTAACTCGTAATTTGCAATCTCATCTTTTATATTTAGTAGATAGTCAATATCGTCGAAGCCATTGATCAGGCAATTTTTCTTATATCCGTTAATCTCAAAAGACTCGGTATTTCCGTTTGCTTTATTGGTGATGGTTTGATCTACCAGGTTAACAATTACTTTGTTGTCGGCATCGGCATCGAACAATTCTTGCAAAAATTTTTCGCTTACAACAACTGGCAATACGCCATTGTTTAAGGAGTTATTTTTAAATATATCGGCAAAAAAGCTCGATACCACTACTTTAAAACCATAGCCACGCACGGCCCAGGCGGCATGTTCGCGGCTCGAACCCGAACCGAAATTTTTACCGGCAACCAAAACCTCCCCTTTATATTGGGGTTTGTTTAAAACAAAATCTGCTTTAGGCGAACCATCTTTATTGTATCGCCAGTCGGCAAACAGGTTATCGCCAAAACCCTCTTTGGTGGTCGACTTTAAAAAGCGCGCAGGAATAATCTGGTCGGTGTCAACATTTTCTATGGCAAGCGGAACATAAGTTGATTCTATGGTAGTGAATTTATCTATTGGCATTTTTAATTATTTTAAAATTTATAAAGTACGAGGGTCAGTTATAACACCACTAGTTGCGCAGGCTGCTGCAGTTAATGGGCTGGCCAGTAATGTGCGTGCACCGGGCCCTTGTCTGCCTTCGAAATTACGGTTACTGGTAGCCACGGCGTACTTACCGGGAGGTACCTTATCATCGTTCATAGCCAGGCAGGCCGAACATCCGGGCTGGCGCAATTCAAAACCAGCGTCTTCCAATACATCTTTTATCCCTTCTTCAACTGCTTGCTTTTCAACTTGTTGACTTCCGGGTACAATCCAAGCGGTAAGTCCTTCTGCTTTTTTCTTACCTTTTACGGCATTGGCAAACACACGTAAATCCTCAATTCGGCCGTTGGTACAACTACCCACAAATATCCAGTCTACTTTTTTACCCAGCATTTCTTCGCCCGGTTCGTAGCCCATGTACTCTAAAGATTTGAGGTAGCTTTTTTGCGAAGATTCTTCGATGGAATCGAGCGTAGGTATGCTTTGCGTAATGCCAACGCCCATACCTGGATTGGTTCCGTAGGTAATCATTGGTTCAATGTCGGCCGCGTCAAAGTAATATTCTTTGTCGTAAACTGCATCTTTGTCGCTTGCCAGGGCTTTCCATTTTTGAACGGCCACATCCCAGTCTGCTCCTTTAGGTGCATACTCTCTGTCTTTAACATAGGCGAATGTTTTTTCGTCGGGGGCAATAAGTCCACCACGGGCTCCCATTTCTATACTCATGTTGCACACTGTCATACGGGCCTCCATGCTCAGGTCGCGGATGGCCGAGCCGGCAAACTCCACAAAATAACCGGTACCACCACTCGCTGTTAGTTGTGCGATAACATATAGTACCAAATCCTTTGCTGTTACACCCTTATCAAGCTTACCATCAATATTTATTTTCATGGTTTTTGGACGAGGCTGCAATATGCATTGCGTGGCCAGCACCATCTCCACTTCGGATGTACCTATACCAAAGGCAATACTACCGAAAGCACCATGCGTAGAAGTGTGGCTATCGCCGCAAACAATGGTCATGCCCGGTTGTGTGATCCCATTTTCAGGACCCACTACGTGTACTATACCATTTTTTGGATGCAACAAACCAAACAACTTAATATTATTTTCTTCGCAGTTTTTGGTTAAGGTATCTACCTGAAAACGCGATATTTTATCGGCAATGGGTAAATGCTGATTGATAGTGGGGATATTATGATCGGGGGTGGCAAAGGTTTTTTCCGGACGGAATACCTTTATGCCGCGTTCTTTTAGACCGGCAAATGCCTGTGGACTGGTTACCTCGTGAATCAAGTGTCTGTCTATATACAATACGGAAGGGCCATCCTTGATGGTCTTCACTTCGTGCATATCCCAAATTTTGTCGAAAAGTGTTTTACTAGCCAATTTATTTTCTGTTTAAAGTTTTTAATAAAAATAGTATCAAGTACAAAGTATCCGCATGTTATTTATTCTCAAGTGCATTATTATTGATACTTGATGCTAATACATTTATGGATTAAACCACTTTAGAAAGGGCATCTAAATAAGCCCATACCGAAGCAGTGAGTATGTCAACGTTGGCTCCAAAGCCATGAACCGTTCGGCCGTTGTCGGCGAGTTGTACATGTACTTTACCTATTTCGGACGAACCTCGTGTAACAGCTTGTACCAAATATTCTTCTAACACCACATTTACGGGTATCATTTTTTTGATAGCGTTAAAAGCCGCATCAACCGGCCCGTTACCTGTGGCAGTTTCCGTCATTATTTTACCATTGTAATTAATGGTAACGGTAGCTGTTGGAATACATGATTTTCCACAAATTACCTGAAACTCGTCCAGCTTAAGCAGCCGTTCTTCCTTTTTTTCGTGTCCTACCAACACGTCTAAATCCTCATCCGAAATATCTTTTTTGGCATCGGCCAATACCAGGAAGTTTTTATATACATGATCCAATTTTTCGGGAGAGAGTTTATAGCCTAACACATCGAGGCGATGCTTAAGGGCGGCTCTTCCGCTTCTTGCGGTCAGTACAATACTCGATTCCTTCACGCCCACATCTGCGGGGTCAATAATCTCGTAGGTTTCGCGATTTTTCAGTACTCCGTCCTGGTGTATGCCCGACGAGTGTGCAAAAGCATTTCGACCCACAATGGCTTTATTGGCCTGTACCGGCATTCGCATCAAAGTAGATACCAATTTGCTGGTTTTAATAATTTGTTTGGCATCAATACCTGTTGTATAGTTGAGGTCTTTATGCGATTTCATCGCCATTACCACCTCTTCGAGTGCCGTATTTCCGGCACGCTCACCCAAACCATTTAATGTTACCTCTACTTGTCGTGCTCCATTTACTACTCCGGCCAGGGTATTTGCTGTGGCCATTCCTAAATCGTTATGGCAGTGGGTAGAGATAATGGCTTTGTCGATATTGGGCACATTGTTTTTTAAATAAGCAATTTTAGCACCATACTCCAATGGCAAACAATAACCCGTAGTATCAGGGATATTAACAACTGTTGCACCGGCACCAATTACTGCCTCAATAACCCGCGCCAGGTATTCGTTGTCGCTGCGTCCGGCATCTTCGGCATAGAACTCTACGTCGTCTACAAATTTACGTGCATACGTTACCGCTGCAATGGCGCGTTC
Proteins encoded in this region:
- the leuC gene encoding 3-isopropylmalate dehydratase large subunit, translated to MASKTLFDKIWDMHEVKTIKDGPSVLYIDRHLIHEVTSPQAFAGLKERGIKVFRPEKTFATPDHNIPTINQHLPIADKISRFQVDTLTKNCEENNIKLFGLLHPKNGIVHVVGPENGITQPGMTIVCGDSHTSTHGAFGSIAFGIGTSEVEMVLATQCILQPRPKTMKINIDGKLDKGVTAKDLVLYVIAQLTASGGTGYFVEFAGSAIRDLSMEARMTVCNMSIEMGARGGLIAPDEKTFAYVKDREYAPKGADWDVAVQKWKALASDKDAVYDKEYYFDAADIEPMITYGTNPGMGVGITQSIPTLDSIEESSQKSYLKSLEYMGYEPGEEMLGKKVDWIFVGSCTNGRIEDLRVFANAVKGKKKAEGLTAWIVPGSQQVEKQAVEEGIKDVLEDAGFELRQPGCSACLAMNDDKVPPGKYAVATSNRNFEGRQGPGARTLLASPLTAAACATSGVITDPRTL
- a CDS encoding 2-isopropylmalate synthase is translated as MSNRVYIFDTTLRDGEQVPGCQLNTIEKIEVAKQLEKLGVDIIEAGFPISSPGDFNSVVEVSKAVSNPVICALTRAVKKDIEVAADALKFAKRGRIHTGIGTSPYHIYQKLNSNPDEIIERAIAAVTYARKFVDDVEFYAEDAGRSDNEYLARVIEAVIGAGATVVNIPDTTGYCLPLEYGAKIAYLKNNVPNIDKAIISTHCHNDLGMATANTLAGVVNGARQVEVTLNGLGERAGNTALEEVVMAMKSHKDLNYTTGIDAKQIIKTSKLVSTLMRMPVQANKAIVGRNAFAHSSGIHQDGVLKNRETYEIIDPADVGVKESSIVLTARSGRAALKHRLDVLGYKLSPEKLDHVYKNFLVLADAKKDISDEDLDVLVGHEKKEERLLKLDEFQVICGKSCIPTATVTINYNGKIMTETATGNGPVDAAFNAIKKMIPVNVVLEEYLVQAVTRGSSEIGKVHVQLADNGRTVHGFGANVDILTASVWAYLDALSKVV
- the leuD gene encoding 3-isopropylmalate dehydratase small subunit, whose translation is MPIDKFTTIESTYVPLAIENVDTDQIIPARFLKSTTKEGFGDNLFADWRYNKDGSPKADFVLNKPQYKGEVLVAGKNFGSGSSREHAAWAVRGYGFKVVVSSFFADIFKNNSLNNGVLPVVVSEKFLQELFDADADNKVIVNLVDQTITNKANGNTESFEINGYKKNCLINGFDDIDYLLNIKDEIANYELSRA